In the genome of Maribacter forsetii DSM 18668, the window CTGTGGTATTGGCCACAAATATCTAAACTCACTAAAATTTGATTGAGGCTCTAATCCTGAAGGACCAAAAACTTCGCTTCCTAAATCCCTACGTACAATATCATACCATCTTTTAAATTCAAAAGCTAATTCAATACGCCTTTCCTCCAAAATTATAGTTCGCAAATTATCAGTACCGGTTGCGATAACATCTTCAGGATAAATGGACGGAGCGTAACTGTCATAACCACTACCATAAAAATCAATAGTTCCTGCATTTCTAGCACGACCTCTAATTTGATTTACATAACCTATAGCTTCAGAAGCAAGCCCTAATTCATTGGCAGATTCCGCTGCAATAAGTAAAACTTCGGCATACCTAAAAGCTGCGTGATCAAAATCAGATCTCCAACCAGCAGTTGTTCTTCCTTCTCCCGGAAATCTATTAAACTTTGCGATATGGGGTCTAGCAACCTCAAATTCAGAAAATGGTCTAACAATATCTGTATCATCAGCCAATATCAATGAATCGGCCATACTCACTTTTAGTCTATAATCGTTGGCATCCCAACTATTGTAAACATTAATATGAGGTACTAGCATACTCCAACCTCTAATAGGTTTTACACCACCTTCAACACCGTTAAACGGTCCAATTTTATTATCATTTTCATAAGTAATTGGGTTTGGATTCTCACCAGTTTGATTGCCCGTAAAATCTATAGAAAAGATATACTCTTGAGAAGCCCATTGTTCACTTTCTCTAAACACATCTTGAAAATCATCTGCCAATGCGTAATTCAATGCTCCTGCATTATCTACCACCCATTTTGCTTTATCATACGAATTTTGCCAATCTTCTATCGTCATATAAACAGAAGCCAAATAAGAAGCTGCTGTTCCCTTTGAAGGTCTTGATCTTACACTACCGCGTGGCTCCATTTCTAAATTATCAAAAGCAAATGTCAAATCTTCTATAATTTTCACATATACTTCTTCTGAAGTAGATTGTTCTATGCTTAATGGGTCAGCGATATCAGGACTATCAATGTATGGTACATTACCATAAATTCTAACTAAATGATAATACAAGAAACCTCTAACAAACCTTGCCTCACCTTCTGCAAATTTTTTGTCTTGCTCATCAATATCATCATCTAAAAGACTGATACCATCAATAGCTGTATTTGCAGTGGCAATAGTTTGATATGCCGTAGCCCAAAAATCACTTACAAATGAATTTGTAGGTGTAACTAAGAAAGGACTAAACTCTGTATAATCACTAAACTCAAGTCCATTATCAACCATATCGCTTGACAGTTGTAAAGGAGTGGTAAGACCGCTTCCATAAAAATTTCCAGATGCCATTAAGCCGTATGTACCATCTGTCATTGCATTTACATCATCTATAGTATTAAAAAAACCTCCTGGACTCAATGTCCCTATCGGTTCTTCATCTAATTCTGCGCAGCCAACAAATGTCAAAATAGCTAGTGCAGAAAATTTTATTATATTCTTCATAATTATATTTTTATTTATTGTTGATTACTAAAACCCGATGCTTAGTCCTAAAGTGTAAGATTTCACATTTGGATAACTACCATAATCCAGTCCAAGATTACTACTTGAATTACTATAAGATACTTCTGGATCAACGCCTTTATAATCTGTAAATGTGATTAAATTCTGACCACTTACATATAGTCTAGCTGATGATAATTTAATTTTTGACAATAATGATTCAGGAAAATTATAACCTAAAGAAATGTTTTTTACTCTGATATAGCTACTATCATCTATCCATCTGTCAGATGTAACATAACTTCTACTAATTCGAGCCTGTGGTATATCTGTATCGGTATTAGTTGGTGTCCATCTATTAAGCGCCTCGGTAGTTACATTGGTTCTGCCATTTAAAGCTCCTAATTCCATTAGGGTGTAATTCATCATTTCACCGCCTTCTGATCCTTGAACAAAAATGTTAAGGCTTAGATTTTTAAAGCTAAAATCATTGTTCCAACCCCAAGTAAAATCTGGGTGTGGATTTCCAATAACACTACGGTCATCATCAGTTAAGGCTCCATCTCCATTAAGATCTTTAAACTTTTCGCCGCCGACTTCTTCTCCTCCTTCAAGGATAATATCGTCTGCTTGAACAACACCATCGTAAACATAACCCCAAAATTGACCTACTGACAGACCTTCTCTTAATATCTGTGTATTTCCCGC includes:
- a CDS encoding RagB/SusD family nutrient uptake outer membrane protein: MKNIIKFSALAILTFVGCAELDEEPIGTLSPGGFFNTIDDVNAMTDGTYGLMASGNFYGSGLTTPLQLSSDMVDNGLEFSDYTEFSPFLVTPTNSFVSDFWATAYQTIATANTAIDGISLLDDDIDEQDKKFAEGEARFVRGFLYYHLVRIYGNVPYIDSPDIADPLSIEQSTSEEVYVKIIEDLTFAFDNLEMEPRGSVRSRPSKGTAASYLASVYMTIEDWQNSYDKAKWVVDNAGALNYALADDFQDVFRESEQWASQEYIFSIDFTGNQTGENPNPITYENDNKIGPFNGVEGGVKPIRGWSMLVPHINVYNSWDANDYRLKVSMADSLILADDTDIVRPFSEFEVARPHIAKFNRFPGEGRTTAGWRSDFDHAAFRYAEVLLIAAESANELGLASEAIGYVNQIRGRARNAGTIDFYGSGYDSYAPSIYPEDVIATGTDNLRTIILEERRIELAFEFKRWYDIVRRDLGSEVFGPSGLEPQSNFSEFRYLWPIPQGEIDKNQNFVQNPGY